The following nucleotide sequence is from Mechercharimyces sp. CAU 1602.
TTCGATTCTTACCCCCACTTATTGTTACGGAAGAGCAGATAGATATGATCGCGGAAATATTTTGTGAAGCAGTCTTAGAGGCAGAACGGCAATTAGGCTGAAAGGAATTGGAGCCATGGATGAAAAGGTTGAGGTCAATGTGGATTCGTTGTTTCTAAATGAAACAACAGCATCACGTACGGCATATGAGCGTGCGATGAAGAAGGCTCATGAGTTGATTCAAGATCAATATGCCAACTTATCCGATCCCTATAGTGGACGGGAAGTAGGACAATTGCGAGCTGATTGGAAACAAGAAGAAGTGTGTACCGATTCGGGACGTATATTGGAAACAGTGTTACAGGAGGCAGGCGAGAAAGTATTGGCACACTCTATTGCCGTTCATCACCCCCGTTGCGCTGCACACCTACACTGTCCCCCGCTCATCGGGACGTTGGCGGCGGAAGCGATGATCAGTGCAACCAATCAGTCGATGGACTCATGGGATCAAAGTCCAGCAGCAACCTTACTAGAAGAAAATGTAGTTCGTTGGTTAACCGAGCTGTTTGATTTTGGAGAGGGTGCCGATGGGGTGTTCACCAGTGGGGGAACGCAGTCTAATTTTATGGGGCTGCTTTTGGCGCGAGATCGTTATATTAATCAGGCTTGGAACTGGAACGCTCAACAGCAAGGCTTACCACCCGAAGCAAATCAGTTGCGGATTCTATGTTCCGAAGCAGCTCACTTTACTGTGAAACAATCTGCAGCATTGCTAGGGCTGGGTGAGCAAGCAGTGGTTACAGTAGCGACGGATCATGAACAACGCCTCTCAATGATCGATTTTGAACGGCAGCTAGAAAAATTGAAAAACGAAGGAAAGAGTCCGTTTGCAGTGGTTGCGACGGCAGGAACTACTGACTTTGGCAGCATCGATCCACTTTCATCCCTATCAAAATACTGCCGACGAGAGGGTATGTGGCTACATGTGGATGCAGCTTATGGAGGTGCGCTCATTTTGAGTGATCGCCATCGTTTCAAGCTGGCTGGGGTTGAGCAAGCTGATTCCGTGACGGTCGACTTTCATAAGCTGTTTTATCAGCCAATCAGTTGTGGCGCTTTTCTACTAAAAGAAGGAGTAGAATTTCGCTGGCTATCTCGCCACGCAGATTATTTAAATCCGATTGAGCAGGAAGAACAAGGGGTTCCAAATCTTGTTGGGAAATCAATTCAGACAACGCGTCGTTTTGATGCCTTGAAATTATGGGTAAGTATGCAGACATTAGGGAAAGCAGGATTTGCTTCTTTGCTCGAGCGAACGATCCTGCTGGCAGAGCAGACAATGGAGATGATCGCTTCCGATGACTGCTTGCAATCAGTGGGAAAGAAGCCTGAGATTAATGCAGTCGTGTTTCGCTA
It contains:
- a CDS encoding aspartate aminotransferase family protein, whose product is MDEKVEVNVDSLFLNETTASRTAYERAMKKAHELIQDQYANLSDPYSGREVGQLRADWKQEEVCTDSGRILETVLQEAGEKVLAHSIAVHHPRCAAHLHCPPLIGTLAAEAMISATNQSMDSWDQSPAATLLEENVVRWLTELFDFGEGADGVFTSGGTQSNFMGLLLARDRYINQAWNWNAQQQGLPPEANQLRILCSEAAHFTVKQSAALLGLGEQAVVTVATDHEQRLSMIDFERQLEKLKNEGKSPFAVVATAGTTDFGSIDPLSSLSKYCRREGMWLHVDAAYGGALILSDRHRFKLAGVEQADSVTVDFHKLFYQPISCGAFLLKEGVEFRWLSRHADYLNPIEQEEQGVPNLVGKSIQTTRRFDALKLWVSMQTLGKAGFASLLERTILLAEQTMEMIASDDCLQSVGKKPEINAVVFRYVPDKDYMRIDELNLMIKQTLLARGEVVLAQTRVAGQVYLKLTLLNPRMTTEDAADILERVKRVGREAEINWGEREKACLHP